From the genome of Anopheles moucheti chromosome 3, idAnoMoucSN_F20_07, whole genome shotgun sequence, one region includes:
- the LOC128305701 gene encoding CD63 antigen: MPSLGISCVRYLVFFFNFLFAITGLVVIITGAIIQSNYYHYSNFVGDNFWTAPIVLIVIGSIIFVVACFGCCGAAKESPCMIITFSIFLALVFLAEIGIGIAGYYKHEELSGILEKGFNKTLDSYATDKGAQEAWNLVQSEMVCCGIKGPEDWEPIYKNDTVPRACCHRMPIGVNKCTREYASTEGCFSKLSNYLGSKSLILAGIGIGLAIVQLIAVLLACCLYGSFRRQYETV, translated from the exons ATGCCTTCGTTAGGAATATCGTGCGTGCGCTATTTggtgtttttcttcaatttcctGTTTGCG ATCACCGGCCTGGTCGTCATTATTACGGGAGCCATCATCCAATCGAATTATTACCATTACTCGAACTTTGTCg gcGATAATTTCTGGACCGCCCCGATCGTACTTATCGTAATCGGGTCCATCATCTTCGTGGTGGCATGCTTCGGTTGTTGCGGTGCGGCCAAGGAAAGTCCATGCATGATCATCACG TTTTCCATCTTTTTGGCGCTGGTGTTCCTTGCCGAAATCGGTATCGGCATTGCCGGGTACTACAAGCACGAAGAGCTCAGCGGTATACTGGAGAAGGGCTTCAACAAGACACTCGATAGCTACGCCACCGACAAGGGTGCCCAGGAAGCGTGGAATCTCGTACAGTCGGAGATGGTTTGCTGCGGCATTAAGGGACCGGAAGACTGGGAACCGATCTATAAGAACGATACTGTTCCGAGGGCTTGCTGCCACCGGATGCCGATCGGGGTGAACAAGTGCACCAGGGAGTACGCCTCGACGGAAGGATGCTTCTCGAAGCTGTCGAACTATCTCGGCTCGAAATCGCTCATTCTCGCTGGCATTGGCATCGGATTGGCCATTGTGCAG TTGATTGCTGTCTTGCTGGCATGCTGCCTGTATGGATCGTTCCGCCGCCAGTACGAGACTGTCTAA
- the LOC128302546 gene encoding pre-mRNA-splicing factor ATP-dependent RNA helicase PRP16 has translation MENFTAVEKLEPEQAKGGRSGGLVVRRDKGEDDIVFKQPQVSLLGLDKLAAARRAQQKKASKLSFYGHDDGEEGDDRTSESRKKDHHSSRKHLDKEERRDRESSEQRKRSKREEDDYNRSRKYRERAVETPSYSGGVSDVARQKLSSKEKAEYDAYRKKGSLYATSKGDDRRREKFRTPSVRSGSESRRSTFSRYEPSTPRSRHRSKQPSSSNWTDDEDEDGAPSGQRSSWDFPTPKPFAGSEFSEADREQWREEQLRLDREWYGSDDERQMNEFSELNSQYLQQREQQQQSRNNRRISAQQRQINKDNELWEKNRLLTSGVVMSVNVNEDFDEEALERVHLLVHHTVPPFLDGRIVFTKQPEPVVPVREPTSDMAINARKGSALVRTYRELKERKRAQAKHWQLGGTKLGNIMGVAKDKDEQDPAEGDDESYDSRKDQKYADHIAGEKNEFGPRRKTIQLQRRSLPVFAVRQDLLNIIRENSIIIIVGETGSGKTTQLTQYLHEDGYSNHGMIGCTQPRRVAAMSVAKRVSDEMDCSLGQEVGYAIRFEDCTSEKTVIKYMTDGILLRESLRDKELDGYSVIIMDEAHERSLSTDVLFGLLREIVAKRRDLKLIVTSATMDAGKFSNFFGNVPTFTIPGRTFPVDVFYGKNVCEDYVDGAVKQVLQIHLQPTEGDILVFMPGQEDIEVTCEVLAERLGEIDNAPALSILPIYSQLPSDLQAKIFHRSSDGTRKCVVATNIAETSLTVDGISYVIDSGYCKLKVYNPRIGMDALQIYPISQANANQRSGRAGRTGPGQAFRLYTERQYKDELLHLTVPEIQRTNLANTVLLLKSLGVSDLLQFHFMDPPPQDNILNSLYQLWILGALDHTGALTPLGRQMAEFPLDPPQCQMLIVANEMGCSEEILIIVSMLSVPSIFYRPKGREEEADSVREKFQVPESDHLTYLNVYQQWKMNKYSGSWCNEHFIHVKAMRKVREVRQQLKDIYSQQQRLTLKSCGTDWDVVRKCICSAYFYQAARLKGIGEYVNLRTGMPCHLHPTSALYGLGTTPDYVVYHELIMTAKEYMQCATAVDGYWLAELGPMFFSVKETGKSGRDKRRQAVEHQNAMEVQMREAQQQMEQRKQDEEKHKFTIKQEIVTPGATPRRTPARIGL, from the exons ATGGAAAACTTCACAGCGGTGGAGAAACTAGAGCCAGAGCAAGCAAAAGGTGGCCGTTCGGGTGGGTTAGTGGTACGTAGAGACAAAGGTGAAGATGATATCGTTTTCAAGCAACCGCAAGTATCTTTGCTGGGACTAGACAAGCTAGCAGCAGCTAGACGTGCACAACAGAAAAAGGCCAGTAAACTTTCGTTCTATGGCCATGACGATGGCGAAGAAGGTGACGATAGAACATCGGAAAGTAGGAAAAAAGACCATCATTCGTCACGAAAGCATCTTGATAAGGAGGAAAGGCGCGATAGGGAAAGTAGTGAACAGCGAAAGAGAAGCAAGCGGGAGGAAGACGATTACAATCGTTCACGAAAGTATCGTGAGCGAGCTGTTGAAACTCCTTCTTACAGTGGTGGAGTAAGTGATGTTGCTCGTCAGAAGCTGTCTAGCAAGGAAAAGGCCGAGTATGACGCGTACCGGAAGAAGGGTAGTTTGTACGCCACTTCGAAGGGTGACGATCGAAGGCGCGAGAAGTTTCGCACACCAAGCGTACGATCCGGATCGGAATCAAGGAGAAG TACTTTCTCGAGATATGAACCAAGCACCCCAAGAAGTAGACACCGTTCGAAACAACCATCCAGCTCCAACTGGACGGACGATGAGGATGAAGATGGAGCACCGTCCGGACAACGCTCATCGTGGGACTTTCCCACACCGAAACCGTTTGCCGGTTCTGAGTTTAGCGAAGCCGATCGTGAACAGTGGAGGGAGGAACAGCTACGGCTCGATCGGGAATGGTACGGCAGTGATGACGAACGGCAGATGAACGAATTTTCCGAGCTCAACTCGCAGTACCTGCAGCAGcgtgagcagcagcaacagtcgcGCAACAATCGGCGCATTTCCGCCCAACAGCGCCAGATAAACAAAGACAACGAGCTGTGGGAAAAGAATCGACTGCTCACGTCCGGTGTCGTTATGTCGGTCAATGTGAACGAAGATTTCGACGAGGAAGCTTTGGAACGGGTTCATTTGCTAGTACACCACACAGTGCCACCGTTTCTGGATGGGAGAATTGTTTTCACGAAACAACCCGAACCGGTAGTGCCGGTGCGAGAACCGACGAGTGATATGGCAATTAATGCGCGCAAAGGAAGTGCGCTAGTGCGTACGTACCGCGAGCTGAAGGAACGCAAACGAGCGCAAGCTAAACATTGGCAGCTAGGCGGTACTAAGCTTGGTAACATTATGGGCGTAGCGAAGGATAAGGACGAACAAGATCCGGCTGAAGGTGATGATGAATCGTACGACTCGCGAAAGGATCAAAAGTACGCGGATCACATCGCTGGTGAGAAGAATGAGTTTGGGCCGCGACGAAAGACTATTCAGCTGCAGCGAAGATCGCTACCGGTGTTTGCCGTGCGGCAAGATCTATTGAACATTATCCGCGAGAACTCAATCATCATTATTGTGGGTGAAACGGGCAGTGGTAAGACGACTCAATTGACGCAGTATCTTCACGAGGATGGTTACAGTAATCACGGCATGATCGGATGTACCCAGCCGCGTCGTGTCGCGGCCATGTCCGTGGCCAAGCGTGTTTCGGACGAGATGGACTGTTCGCTTGGGCAGGAGGTGGGCTATGCGATTCGTTTCGAGGATTGCACGTCGGAGAAAACGGTCATCAAGTACATGACCGATGGTATACTGCTGCGTGAAAGTTTGCGCGACAAGGAACTGGATGGGTACAGTGTGATAATCATGGACGAAGCGCACGAGCGTTCCCTGTCGACGGATGTGTTGTTTGGGTTGTTGCGCGAGATCGTTGCCAAGCGCCGTGATCTAAAGCTGATCGTCACATCCGCCACTATGGATGCGGGCAAGTTTTCGAACTTTTTTGGGAACGTACCGACGTTCACCATACCGGGTCGTACGTTCCCGGTGGATGTGTTCTATGGGAAGAACGTTTGCGAGGACTACGTAGATGGAGCGGTAAAGCAGGTGCTACAGATTCATCTCCAACCGACCGAAGGTGACATACTGGTGTTTATGCCCGGTCAGGAAGATATCGAGGTGACGTGTGAGGTGCTGGCGGAGCGTCTAGGTGAGATCGATAATGCACCGGCACTGTCCATTCTGCCCATCTACTCGCAGCTTCCGTCCGATCTGCAAGCCAAGATCTTTCACCGTTCGTCGGACGGTACGCGTAAGTGTGTCGTGGCAACCAACATCGCTGAGACGTCGCTTACCGTCGATGGTATATCGTACGTGATCGATTCGGGGTACTGTAAGCTGAAGGTGTACAATCCGCGTATCGGTATGGATGCGCTGCAGATTTATCCCATTTCGCAAGCCAACGCTAATCAACGTTCGGGACGTGCTGGACGTACCGGGCCTGGCCAGGCGTTCCGATTGTACACCGAGCGACAGTACAAGGACGAGCTGTTGCATCTGACGGTACCGGAAATTCAGCGTACCAATTTGGCCAATACCGTTCTCTTGCTAAAGTCACTCGGTGTGAGCGATTTGCTACAGTTCCACTTTATGGATCCACCTCCGCAGGATAATATACTTAATTCGCTATATCAGCTGTGGATTTTGGGAGCTCTGGATCACACGGGAGCACTTACACCGCTCGGACGTCAGATGGCGGAGTTTCCGCTCGATCCACCTCAGTGTCAGATGTTGATTGTGGCTAATGAGATGGGTTGTAGTGAGGAGATTTTGATCATTG tGTCTATGCTGTCGGTGCCATCCATATTCTATCGCCCTAAAGGTCGTGAAGAGGAGGCAGACAGTGTTAGAGAGAAATTCCAGGTGCCCGAATCGGACCATCTCACGTACCTGAATGTATACCAGCAGTGGAAAATGAACAA ATATTCTGGATCCTGGTGTAATGAACACTTTATTCACGTGAAGGCAATGCGCAAGGTGCGTGAAGTCCGTCAACAGCTAAAGGATATCTACAGTCAACAGCAGCGCCTTACGCTGAAATCTTGCGGCACCGATTGGGACGTGGTGCGCAAGTGCATCTGTTCCGCTTACTTCTACCAAGCCGCCCGTCTCAAGGGCATTGGAGAGTATGTCAATCTTCGTACGGGTATGCCCTGCCATCTGCATCCCACGTCCGCACTGTATGGGCTTGGCACTACGCCTGACTATGTCGTGTACCATGAGCTAATAATGACGGCGAAAGAGTACATGCAGTGTGCAACGGCCGTCGACGGTTACTGGCTAGCCGAGCTTGGACCAATGTTCTTCTCCGTTAAGGAAACGGGCAAAAGTGGACGGGACAAGCGACGCCAGGCGGTCGAGCATCAGAACGCGATGGAAGTACAGATGCGGGAAGCTCAGCAGCAGATGGAGCAACGCAAGCAGGATGAGGAAAAGCACAAATTTACCATCAAGCAGGAGATTGTGACACCGGGAGCAACACCTCGTCGTACCCCGGCCAGGATAGGTTTATAG